In a genomic window of Telopea speciosissima isolate NSW1024214 ecotype Mountain lineage chromosome 5, Tspe_v1, whole genome shotgun sequence:
- the LOC122662954 gene encoding L10-interacting MYB domain-containing protein-like, which yields MSNSQGVTENARWTQENVNLFVELMVGEVRKGNRTTQTFNKAGWRNISNEYKAKIGISYTMLQLRNKMAKLRQEYSSFKKLMDTTGFGWNSLTRTCTVDDESIWETHIQANPKWAKFKKYGLPQWPELCIIFGDTYASGDGNVGSRNAVSSNVDSRSMENMDEEIGESSDAEEVDPFVDSEPEATPIHTPTHYHNRTPNTKRKRRGNSDLSMASKAIQVMVKSRLERDASLSTTSKNTEMQFSIARALEVLETVNNVDEELYEKPAVKIMADPQWREAFISCPAHRKIIFLRLL from the exons ATGTCCAATTCACAAGGTGTCACTGAGAATGCTAGGTGGACCCAAGAAAATGTCAACCTTTTTGTTGAGTTAATGGTAGGAGAGGTTAGGAAGGGGAATAGGACTACTCAAACCTTTAACAAAGCAGGTTGGAGAAACATTTCGAATGAATACAAAGCAAAAATTGGTATATCTTATACTATGCTCCAGTTGAGGAATAAAATGGCAAAACTGAGGCAGGAATATAGCAGTTTCAAAAAGTTGATGGATACAACTGGATTTGGGTGGAATAGCTTGACACGAACTTGCACAGTCGATGATGAATCTATATGGGAAACACACATACAG GCAAATCCTAAATGGGCAAAGTTCAAGAAGTATGGTCTTCCACAATGGCCTGAACTGTGCATTATATTTGGAGACACTTATGCAAGTGGTGATGGGAATGTAGGTAGTCGTAATGCTGTGTCATCAAATGTTGACTCAAGGAGTATGGAGAATATGGATGAGGAGATTGGGGAATCTAGTGATGCTGAGGAAGTCGATCCATTTGTAGACTCTGAACCTGAAGCTACCCCCATACATACACCAACCCATTATCATAATAGGACTCCAAatacaaagagaaaaagaaggggaaactcTGATTTATCAATGGCTTCCAAGGCCATTCAAGTGATGGTCAAATCAAGGTTGGAGAGAGATGCTAGTTTGTCTACCACATCCAAGAATACTGAAATGCAATTTAGCATTGCTAGGGCCTTAGAGGTACTAGAGACAGTCAACAATGTAGATGAAGAATTATATGAGAAGCCAGCTGTCAAGATAATGGCAGACCCGCAATGGAGAGAGGCTTTCATTTCATGCCCTGCACACCGCAAGATCATATTTCTTAGACTTCTTTAA
- the LOC122662955 gene encoding protein ALP1-like has protein sequence MSGSNLEELDREETEEDLVMCMTLLMYAQESSLHTREPIRDSALTGPERVREVLEGHVDRCYEQYKMERHVFFNLCTLMREQGWLEDSRYVRVDEQLAMFITMVGRNQRVRDIAEHFQHSPETIGRYFNTVLEAFLKLGEVNIRPPPFDKIAPEIKNDPKKYPFFKDCIGAIDGTHIDARVPLHKQIPYRGRKGQTTQNVMCACSHDMKFTFVNSGWEGSANDCRVFATALADPTLHFPHPPPGKYYVVDSGYPSTTGFLTPFKGQRYHLRDFESRRAQNAKELFNQRHSSVRNVIERSFASLKQRFPILSKMPRFPLSTQSRIVIACCALHNFIRDEQKADSNFAWFGDDNNLERPPDDDFIPPEHGNSSQRNRAREMDEFRKYIANELALSRNMAPIE, from the exons ATGTCTGGTTCAAACTTGGAAGAACTAGATAGGGAAGAAACTGAAGAAGATTTGGTTATGTGTATGACTCTACTTATGTATGCACAAGAGAGTTCACTACACACTAGAGAGCCCATTCGTGATAGTGCACTAACAGGCCCAGAACGTGTACGTGAGGTCTTGGAAGGTCATGTAGATAGGTGTTATGAACAATACAAAATGGAACGacatgtcttcttcaacctctgtACGCTAATGCGGGAGCAAGGATGGTTGGAAGATAGTCGATATGTTAGAGTTGACGAGCAACTAGCAATGTTCATAACTATGGTTGGTCGAAACCAGCGGGTAAGAGATATAGCTGAACATTTTCAACATTCACCAGAGACCATTGGTAGGTATTTTAATACAGTACTGGAGGCTTTCCTCAAGTTAGGGGAAGTTAACATAAGACCACCACCATTTGATAAGATTGCCCCAGAAATTAAGAATGATCCCAAAAAGTATCCTTTTTTCAAG GATTGTATTGGTGCTATCGATGGAACTCATATAGATGCACGTGTTCCTCTACACAAACAAATACCTTATAGAGGGAGAAAGGGACAAACAACACAGAACGTCATGTGTGCGTGTTCACATGACATGAAATTCACTTTTGTGAATAGTGGCTGGGAGGGATCCGCAAATGATTGTCGAGTATTTGCAACCGCACTCGCAGATCCAACCTTACActttcctcatcctcctccag GCAAATATTACGTAGTAGATTCTGGATATCCATCTACTACAGGGTTTTTAACACCATTCAAGGGACAACGGTATCATCTCCGAGATTTCGAGTCAAGAAGAGCGCAGAATGCTAAAGAACTTTTCAACCAAAGGCATTCGAGTGTTAGGAATGTTATCGAGCGCAGTTTTGCTTCATTGAAACAACGGTTTCCTATACTAAGCAAAATGCCACGTTTTCCTCTTTCGACCCAAAGTCGTATCGTCATTGCATGTTGTGCCCTACACAACTTCATTCGGGATGAACAAAAAGCTGACTCAAATTTTGCGTGGTTTGGAGATGATAACAATTTAGAGAGACCCCCTGATGATGATTTCATCCCACCTGAGCATGGTAATTCTAGCCAACGAAATAGGGCAAGAGAGATGGATGAATTTCGGAAGTACATTGCAAACGAGTTGGCTTTATCAAGAAACATGGCTCCAATTGAATGA